Proteins from a genomic interval of Microbacterium phyllosphaerae:
- a CDS encoding SatD family protein, translating to MVIAVLADIVGSRKLDDRSAAQRILDGTIVRVENDLPLAQQSLTPTVGDEQQGVYLALEDAMVSLLMIQLALPDGIAFRFGVGVGDVRAVDSVHGELADGPGWYAARAAIETVHAREGRAVPRTRTWIVGAPGQDEVMDSVIAASNAYLLVRDELVGAMNERERRLTYGRLIGRSQHELAAEEGISQPSVSKSLRSAGSAALLEGVAALRGTDA from the coding sequence ATGGTCATCGCCGTACTCGCCGACATCGTGGGCTCTCGCAAGCTCGACGATCGATCGGCGGCGCAGCGCATCCTCGACGGAACCATCGTGCGGGTCGAGAACGATCTGCCCCTCGCGCAGCAGTCGCTGACACCCACGGTGGGGGACGAGCAGCAGGGGGTCTACCTCGCGCTCGAAGACGCGATGGTGTCGCTCCTGATGATCCAGCTCGCTCTTCCCGACGGCATCGCCTTCCGCTTCGGGGTCGGCGTCGGCGATGTGCGCGCGGTCGACTCCGTGCACGGCGAGCTCGCCGACGGCCCGGGCTGGTACGCCGCACGAGCCGCCATCGAGACCGTGCACGCCCGGGAGGGTCGCGCCGTGCCGCGCACGCGCACCTGGATTGTCGGTGCTCCCGGGCAGGATGAGGTCATGGACAGCGTGATCGCCGCATCGAACGCCTACCTGCTCGTCCGCGACGAGCTGGTCGGGGCGATGAACGAGCGCGAGCGCCGCCTCACCTACGGTCGCCTGATCGGCCGATCGCAGCATGAGCTGGCTGCCGAGGAGGGCATCTCGCAGCCGAGCGTCTCGAAGTCGCTGCGGAGCGCGGGGAGTGCTGCTCTCCTCGAGGGCGTGGCCGCCTTGAGGGGAACAGACGCATGA
- a CDS encoding DUF1349 domain-containing protein: protein MPESDIIPWADGSWTHAPADLSSDGDHLDVTAVEGSDAWRHTAYGFVHDTEHALLAPLEVGEAMDVSFRAPWDGQFDQAGVFVRIDDEHWIKAGIEYADDHLGLGAVVTDIRSDWSVGYVDDWHGSEITVRVSRWPDAVIVRARADEGDWRLVRVAPFDGDAVASAGPFLAGPTRSGLVVRFTRWTRSSADAALH, encoded by the coding sequence ATGCCTGAATCAGACATCATCCCCTGGGCCGACGGCTCCTGGACCCACGCACCCGCCGATCTCTCCAGCGACGGCGATCACCTCGACGTGACCGCAGTCGAGGGCAGCGACGCCTGGCGGCACACCGCCTACGGCTTCGTGCACGACACCGAGCACGCGCTGCTCGCTCCCCTGGAGGTGGGCGAAGCGATGGACGTCTCGTTCCGCGCCCCGTGGGACGGTCAGTTCGATCAGGCGGGCGTCTTCGTGCGCATCGACGACGAGCACTGGATCAAGGCGGGCATCGAGTACGCCGACGATCACCTCGGACTCGGGGCCGTCGTCACCGACATCCGCTCCGACTGGTCTGTCGGGTACGTCGACGACTGGCACGGCAGCGAGATCACCGTGCGGGTGAGCCGCTGGCCGGATGCCGTGATCGTGCGCGCGCGAGCGGATGAGGGCGACTGGCGACTCGTCCGGGTGGCTCCGTTCGACGGCGACGCCGTGGCATCCGCAGGCCCTTTCCTCGCCGGCCCCACGCGTTCCGGTCTCGTGGTGCGGTTCACCCGCTGGACGCGCTCGTCCGCTGACGCCGCGCTGCACTGA
- the argH gene encoding argininosuccinate lyase, with amino-acid sequence MVDAKNEGTNEGALWGARFASGPSPELVELSRSTHFDWVLAPYDIAGSHAHATALAAAGYLEPDEATRMHEGLDAVARKVADGTLQPVPSDEDVHGALEQALIAELGPELGGRLRAGRSRNDQIATLVRMYLIDHARVIARDLLRVIDALVAQAEAHPDAILPGRTHLQHAQPVLLAHHLQAHGWPLVRELERLVDWRRRAGVSPYGGGALAGSTLGLDPALVATELGLDRPAENSLDGTAARDVVAEFAFITAMTGVDISRLSEEIILWNTREFGFVTLHDSYSTGSSIMPQKKNPDIAELARGKSGRLIGNLSGLLATLKGLPLAYNRDLQEDKEPVFDSVQTLEVVLPAFAGMIATLRFDTERMAALAPQGFSLATDVAEWLVKRRVPFRDAHEISGALVRACEEQGIGLEDASDELLLSVSPHLVPEVREVLTIEGSVASRTGAGGTAPVRVAEQRAELVARAQAAAHALGL; translated from the coding sequence ATGGTCGACGCGAAGAACGAAGGCACCAACGAGGGCGCGCTCTGGGGCGCTCGGTTCGCGAGCGGTCCCTCGCCCGAGCTGGTCGAGCTCAGTCGGTCGACGCACTTCGACTGGGTGCTCGCGCCGTACGACATCGCAGGATCCCACGCCCACGCGACCGCACTCGCGGCGGCCGGGTATCTCGAGCCCGACGAGGCGACGCGGATGCACGAGGGACTGGATGCCGTGGCGCGCAAGGTCGCCGACGGCACGCTGCAGCCGGTCCCGTCCGACGAGGACGTGCACGGTGCCCTGGAGCAGGCGCTCATCGCCGAGCTCGGCCCTGAGCTCGGCGGACGGCTCCGTGCCGGACGCAGCCGCAACGATCAGATCGCCACGCTCGTGCGGATGTACCTGATCGACCACGCCCGCGTCATCGCCCGCGACCTGCTCCGCGTCATCGACGCGCTCGTCGCCCAGGCGGAGGCGCACCCGGATGCGATCCTTCCCGGACGCACGCACCTGCAGCACGCGCAGCCGGTGCTTCTCGCGCACCACCTGCAGGCGCACGGCTGGCCGCTCGTGCGCGAGCTCGAACGTCTCGTCGACTGGCGTCGTCGCGCCGGCGTCTCGCCCTACGGCGGGGGAGCCCTCGCGGGTTCGACCCTCGGACTCGACCCCGCGCTCGTCGCGACCGAGCTCGGACTCGATCGTCCGGCCGAGAACTCGCTCGACGGCACGGCCGCCCGCGACGTGGTGGCCGAGTTCGCGTTCATCACTGCGATGACCGGAGTCGACATCTCGCGCCTGAGCGAGGAGATCATCCTCTGGAACACACGCGAGTTCGGATTCGTCACCCTGCACGACAGCTACTCGACCGGGTCGAGCATCATGCCGCAGAAGAAGAATCCCGACATCGCCGAGCTCGCTCGCGGCAAATCCGGGCGTCTGATCGGCAATCTGTCCGGTCTGCTCGCGACGCTCAAGGGGCTTCCGCTCGCGTACAACCGCGATCTGCAGGAAGACAAGGAGCCGGTCTTCGACTCTGTCCAGACCCTCGAGGTCGTGCTTCCCGCGTTCGCCGGCATGATCGCGACGCTGCGCTTCGACACCGAGCGGATGGCGGCTCTCGCGCCCCAGGGCTTCTCGCTCGCGACCGACGTCGCGGAGTGGCTCGTGAAGCGGCGTGTGCCGTTCCGGGATGCCCACGAGATCTCGGGCGCACTCGTCCGTGCCTGCGAGGAGCAGGGGATCGGCCTCGAGGATGCCTCCGACGAGCTGTTGCTGTCGGTGTCGCCGCATCTGGTTCCGGAGGTCCGTGAGGTTCTCACGATCGAGGGTTCCGTGGCGTCCCGCACCGGCGCCGGAGGCACGGCGCCCGTGCGGGTGGCAGAGCAGCGGGCTGAGCTCGTGGCCCGGGCGCAGGCGGCCGCGCACGCGCTCGGTCTCTAG
- the argF gene encoding ornithine carbamoyltransferase: MTRHLLRDDDLTPAEQAEILDLAIELKKDRWANKALAGPQTVAVIFDKSSTRTRVSFAVGIADLGGSPLIISTANSQLGGKETPSDTARVLERQVAAIVWRTYAQSGLEEMAAGTTVPVVNALSDDFHPCQLLADLLTIREHKGDLKGLTLTFFGDGQSNMAHSYALAGVTAGMHVRIVSPVDYAPRADVVEAADRRAAETGGSITLYTDAVEAAAGADVVVTDTWVSMGKEEEKLARIRDLGGYKVTPETMALADSEAIFIHCLPADRGYEVDSEVIDGPQSVVWDEAENRLHAQKALLVWLLSRKDA, translated from the coding sequence ATGACCCGCCACCTTCTGCGTGACGACGATCTGACCCCCGCAGAGCAGGCGGAGATCCTCGATCTCGCCATCGAGCTGAAGAAGGACCGCTGGGCGAACAAGGCTCTCGCCGGCCCGCAGACGGTCGCAGTGATCTTCGACAAGTCGTCGACCCGCACCCGCGTCTCGTTCGCGGTGGGAATCGCCGATCTCGGTGGCTCCCCGCTGATCATCTCGACGGCGAACAGTCAGCTCGGAGGCAAGGAGACCCCGTCCGACACCGCGCGCGTGCTCGAGCGTCAGGTCGCGGCCATCGTCTGGCGCACCTACGCCCAGTCCGGACTCGAGGAGATGGCCGCCGGAACCACCGTTCCGGTCGTCAACGCCCTCTCGGATGACTTCCACCCGTGCCAGCTGCTCGCCGACCTGCTCACGATCCGCGAGCACAAGGGCGATCTGAAGGGTCTGACCCTCACGTTCTTCGGTGACGGTCAGAGCAACATGGCGCACTCCTACGCACTCGCCGGTGTCACCGCCGGTATGCACGTGCGCATCGTCTCGCCCGTCGACTACGCGCCGCGCGCCGATGTCGTCGAGGCGGCCGACCGCCGCGCCGCCGAGACCGGTGGGTCCATCACGCTGTACACCGACGCGGTCGAGGCCGCGGCGGGAGCCGACGTCGTGGTCACCGACACCTGGGTGTCGATGGGCAAGGAGGAGGAGAAGCTCGCGCGCATCCGCGATCTCGGCGGGTACAAGGTGACGCCCGAGACCATGGCGCTCGCCGACTCCGAGGCGATCTTCATCCACTGCCTCCCCGCCGACCGCGGTTACGAGGTCGACTCCGAGGTGATCGACGGTCCGCAGAGTGTGGTCTGGGACGAGGCGGAGAACCGTCTGCATGCGCAGAAGGCCCTGCTCGTCTGGCTGCTCAGCAGGAAGGACGCGTGA
- a CDS encoding acetylornithine transaminase: MSNWQDDAASDLVLNAGPRLAMLTRGEGSYLWDSEGKRHLDFLAGIAVTSLGHAHPVFVEAVSRQAATLAHVSNYFATPSQLALAARLKRLAGAGIDGRVFFSNSGAEANEAAFKLARLHGGTEKPRIIALENGFHGRTMGSLALTAKAAMRAPFEPMPGGVEHIPATIEALEAAIDDRVAAVIVEPIQGEAGVVELPEGYLQAARSLTLAHGALLIVDEIQTGAGRTGAWFGFSHEGITPDAITLAKGIGGGFPIGALVTYGAASSLFTPGSHGSTFGGNPLATAVADAVLTEIEDAGLVENAARRGEELREIIAGLESPLITGVRGRGLLIGVGLSAPVANDVVAAAQERGLIVNAANPETVRIAPALTIGDAELAEFRELFAASLADVQASLTESGKALA, encoded by the coding sequence ATGAGCAATTGGCAGGATGACGCAGCGAGCGATCTGGTCCTCAACGCAGGGCCCCGTCTGGCGATGCTCACCCGCGGCGAGGGTTCGTATCTCTGGGACTCCGAGGGCAAGCGCCACCTCGACTTCCTCGCCGGTATCGCGGTGACCTCTCTCGGTCACGCGCATCCGGTGTTCGTGGAGGCCGTGTCGCGACAGGCGGCGACGCTCGCGCACGTGTCGAACTACTTCGCGACCCCGTCGCAGCTGGCGCTCGCCGCACGGCTGAAGCGCCTCGCCGGTGCCGGGATCGACGGCCGCGTGTTCTTCTCGAACTCCGGCGCCGAAGCGAATGAGGCGGCGTTCAAGCTCGCCCGTCTGCACGGCGGCACCGAGAAGCCGCGCATCATCGCGCTCGAGAACGGATTCCACGGACGCACCATGGGATCGCTCGCGCTGACCGCCAAGGCCGCCATGCGCGCGCCGTTCGAGCCGATGCCCGGTGGGGTGGAGCACATCCCCGCGACGATCGAGGCGCTCGAAGCGGCGATCGACGACCGCGTCGCCGCCGTCATCGTCGAGCCCATCCAGGGCGAGGCAGGTGTCGTCGAGCTTCCCGAGGGCTACCTGCAGGCGGCGCGGTCGCTGACGCTCGCCCACGGAGCACTGCTCATCGTCGACGAGATCCAGACGGGAGCCGGACGCACCGGCGCCTGGTTCGGGTTCAGTCACGAGGGGATCACTCCCGACGCCATCACGCTCGCCAAGGGCATCGGCGGCGGCTTCCCGATCGGCGCGCTCGTGACCTACGGTGCGGCGAGCTCGCTGTTCACGCCCGGCTCGCACGGCTCGACGTTCGGCGGGAACCCCCTGGCCACGGCGGTCGCCGACGCGGTGCTCACCGAGATCGAGGACGCCGGACTCGTCGAGAATGCAGCGCGCCGCGGCGAGGAGCTGCGCGAGATCATCGCCGGGCTCGAGTCGCCGCTGATCACCGGTGTGCGTGGTCGCGGACTCCTGATCGGCGTCGGCCTGAGCGCCCCCGTCGCGAACGACGTGGTCGCCGCAGCCCAGGAACGCGGTCTCATCGTGAACGCGGCGAACCCCGAGACCGTGCGCATCGCCCCCGCCCTCACCATCGGAGACGCAGAGCTCGCCGAGTTCCGCGAACTCTTCGCCGCATCGCTCGCCGATGTCCAGGCATCCCTCACCGAATCCGGAAAGGCCCTCGCATGA
- the argB gene encoding acetylglutamate kinase, with the protein MTTDIQDTTPDVAAVKAATLIESLPWLKKFRDQIVVVKYGGNAMVSDELQEAFAQDIAYLRYVGVQPVVVHGGGPQISDMLQRLEIPSEFKGGYRVTNTEAIGVVRMVLTGQVNPQLVSKINSHGPIATGLSGEDAGLFGGRRRGVVIDGEEIDLGRVGDVVEVDPTPVLDHLAAGRVPVVSSIAPDLDHPGQSLNVNADAAAAALAVALKARKLVILTDVPGLYADWPNRDSLVSHLTSEALIEMLPTLESGMIPKMKACLDAIEGGVDAAAIIDGRVPHSVLVELFTSKGIGTEVVLGTAGANA; encoded by the coding sequence ATGACCACCGACATCCAGGACACCACGCCGGACGTCGCCGCCGTCAAGGCCGCGACGCTCATCGAGTCGCTCCCGTGGCTGAAGAAGTTCCGCGATCAGATCGTCGTCGTCAAGTACGGCGGCAACGCCATGGTCTCGGACGAACTGCAGGAGGCCTTCGCCCAGGACATCGCGTACCTGCGCTACGTGGGTGTGCAGCCCGTCGTCGTGCACGGCGGCGGACCCCAGATCTCCGACATGCTGCAGCGGCTCGAGATCCCGAGCGAGTTCAAGGGCGGCTACCGCGTCACGAACACCGAGGCGATCGGTGTCGTGCGCATGGTGCTCACCGGCCAGGTGAACCCGCAGCTGGTCTCCAAGATCAACTCGCACGGGCCGATCGCGACCGGACTCAGCGGTGAGGACGCCGGGCTCTTCGGCGGCCGTCGCCGAGGTGTCGTGATCGACGGCGAGGAGATCGACCTCGGTCGCGTCGGCGACGTCGTCGAAGTCGACCCGACGCCCGTGCTCGACCACCTCGCCGCCGGTCGCGTGCCGGTGGTCTCCAGCATCGCACCCGACCTCGACCACCCCGGTCAGTCGCTGAACGTGAACGCGGATGCCGCGGCTGCGGCCCTCGCGGTCGCGCTCAAGGCGCGCAAGCTCGTCATCCTCACGGATGTCCCGGGGCTCTACGCCGACTGGCCCAATCGCGATTCTCTCGTGTCGCACCTCACGTCGGAGGCACTCATCGAGATGCTCCCGACCCTCGAGTCCGGCATGATCCCGAAGATGAAGGCGTGCCTGGATGCGATCGAGGGCGGCGTCGACGCCGCCGCCATCATCGACGGACGAGTACCGCACTCGGTGCTCGTCGAGCTCTTCACCAGCAAGGGAATCGGAACAGAAGTGGTCTTGGGAACGGCAGGGGCGAACGCATGA
- the argJ gene encoding bifunctional glutamate N-acetyltransferase/amino-acid acetyltransferase ArgJ codes for MSVTAPAGFEAAGVAAGLKTTGKPDVAVVVNRGPRKVGAAVFTSNRAKANPIIWSQQAVADRVVEAVVLNSGGANCFTGSFGFQTTHQTAEKAAELLGVSAGDVLVCSTGLIGVGDEVFRGKVLAGTEQAIAALSADGGEVAAEAIMTTDSVSKAAVVTRDGWTIGGMAKGAGMLAPGLATMLVVITTDAVLEPLEADAALRAATGTTFDRLDSDGCMSTNDQVTLLANGASGVVPDAEDFTAALRELCQQLAVKLQGDAEGASHDITIEVQHAVSEGEAVDVGRSVARNNLFKAAIFGNDPNWGRVLAAIGTTNAQFDPYDVDVWMNGVRVCSEGGPDRPREEVDLTPRATHLVIDLKVGEATATILTNDLTHDYVHENSAYAS; via the coding sequence GTGAGCGTCACCGCCCCCGCAGGATTCGAGGCGGCGGGAGTCGCCGCCGGCCTCAAGACCACCGGCAAGCCCGATGTCGCCGTCGTCGTCAACCGCGGCCCGCGCAAGGTCGGTGCCGCCGTCTTCACGAGCAACCGCGCCAAGGCCAACCCGATCATCTGGTCGCAGCAGGCCGTCGCCGACCGCGTGGTCGAGGCCGTCGTGCTGAACTCCGGAGGAGCGAACTGCTTCACCGGGAGCTTCGGGTTCCAGACCACGCACCAGACGGCCGAGAAGGCCGCAGAGCTCCTCGGCGTCAGCGCCGGCGATGTGCTCGTCTGCTCGACCGGTCTCATCGGCGTCGGCGACGAGGTCTTCCGCGGCAAGGTGCTCGCAGGCACCGAGCAGGCGATCGCCGCGCTCTCGGCCGACGGGGGAGAGGTCGCGGCCGAGGCCATCATGACCACCGACAGCGTCTCGAAGGCCGCGGTCGTCACCCGCGACGGCTGGACCATCGGCGGCATGGCCAAGGGAGCGGGCATGCTCGCACCGGGCCTCGCCACCATGCTGGTCGTCATCACGACGGATGCGGTGCTCGAGCCGCTCGAGGCGGATGCCGCGCTGCGCGCAGCGACGGGCACCACGTTCGACCGTCTCGACTCCGACGGCTGCATGTCGACGAACGATCAGGTCACCCTGCTGGCGAACGGCGCATCGGGCGTCGTGCCCGACGCCGAGGACTTCACCGCCGCTCTGCGCGAACTGTGTCAGCAGCTCGCGGTCAAGCTGCAGGGCGATGCTGAAGGTGCCAGCCACGACATCACGATCGAGGTGCAGCACGCCGTGTCCGAGGGTGAAGCCGTCGACGTCGGTCGCTCGGTCGCCCGGAACAACCTCTTCAAGGCCGCGATCTTCGGCAACGACCCGAACTGGGGTCGGGTGCTCGCGGCGATCGGCACCACGAACGCGCAGTTCGACCCGTACGACGTCGACGTCTGGATGAACGGCGTCCGGGTGTGCAGCGAGGGCGGTCCGGATCGACCGCGCGAAGAGGTCGACCTGACTCCGCGCGCGACCCACCTGGTGATCGATCTCAAGGTCGGAGAGGCGACGGCGACGATCCTCACGAACGACCTCACCCACGATTACGTGCACGAGAACAGCGCCTACGCCTCATGA
- the argC gene encoding N-acetyl-gamma-glutamyl-phosphate reductase: protein MTYSVAVSGASGYAGGEILRLLASHPDIEIRTVTAHSNAGQPLVQHQPHLRSLAHLTLQDTTPEILAGHDIVFLALPHGQSGQYTDALGDTPLVIDAGADHRLTSQDSWDAFYGGDFHEPWAYGVPELLVDGVKQRETLRGATRIAAPGCNASTVSLSLAPGVAAGVIDPGDIVSVLAVGPSGAGKSLKTNLLGSEILGSANPYAVGGTHRHIPEIRQALAAASGAAADGIRISFTPVIVPMSRGILATSTAPIAGDVSDAEIRSAWENAYGDETFVQLLPEGHFPRTADVLGANTALIGLAIDRAANRVTVVTAVDNLVKGTAGAAIQSMNLALGLPESRALSVNGVAP, encoded by the coding sequence ATGACGTACTCCGTCGCCGTCTCCGGCGCATCCGGCTACGCGGGCGGCGAGATCCTGCGCCTCCTCGCGTCGCATCCCGACATCGAGATCCGCACCGTCACGGCGCACTCGAACGCAGGCCAGCCGCTCGTGCAGCACCAGCCGCATCTGCGCTCCCTCGCACACCTGACTCTGCAGGACACGACGCCCGAGATCCTCGCCGGTCACGACATCGTCTTCCTCGCGCTTCCGCACGGTCAGTCGGGTCAGTACACCGACGCCCTCGGCGACACTCCTCTCGTGATCGACGCGGGCGCCGACCATCGGCTGACGTCGCAGGATTCGTGGGATGCGTTCTACGGGGGCGACTTCCACGAACCGTGGGCGTACGGCGTCCCCGAGCTCCTGGTCGACGGGGTGAAGCAGCGCGAGACGCTGCGCGGCGCGACACGGATCGCGGCCCCCGGATGCAACGCGTCGACGGTGAGCCTCAGTCTCGCCCCCGGAGTCGCGGCCGGAGTGATCGACCCCGGCGACATCGTGTCGGTTCTCGCCGTCGGCCCGTCCGGTGCGGGCAAGAGCCTCAAGACCAATCTGCTCGGCAGCGAGATCCTCGGCAGCGCCAACCCCTATGCGGTCGGCGGCACTCACCGACACATCCCCGAGATCCGGCAGGCGCTCGCCGCCGCATCCGGCGCCGCGGCCGACGGCATCCGCATCTCCTTCACCCCGGTGATCGTCCCGATGTCGCGGGGCATCCTCGCCACCTCGACCGCACCGATCGCGGGCGACGTGAGCGATGCCGAGATCCGGTCCGCGTGGGAGAACGCCTACGGTGACGAGACCTTCGTGCAGCTGCTGCCCGAAGGTCACTTCCCGCGCACCGCCGACGTGCTCGGTGCGAACACCGCGCTGATCGGTCTCGCGATCGATCGTGCCGCGAACAGAGTCACCGTGGTCACCGCGGTCGACAACCTCGTCAAAGGCACCGCAGGCGCTGCCATCCAGTCCATGAACCTCGCGCTGGGGCTTCCCGAGTCCCGCGCCCTCTCAGTGAACGGAGTCGCGCCGTGA
- a CDS encoding bifunctional hydroxymethylpyrimidine kinase/phosphomethylpyrimidine kinase: MIADLSLYLVTDPDLCGERGVVETVRQAVDGGVRIVQLRDKTATDAETTAQLLELSRVIDGRALLVVNDRLDAALAARKQGARVDGVHLGQGDASVLRAREALGPEALIGLTANNADHFEAVRALPPGTVDYLGVGVIRPTTTKPDHPPALGVEGFRALVEATALPCVAIGGVAIDDTERLRDAGAAGLAVVSALCAAADPTATAEAFVRRWRAAGTPRVLSIAGSDPSGGAGIQADLKSIAAHGGYGMAALTALTAQNTTGVSGLHVPLAAFLRQQLDAISDDIVVDAVKIGMLANADVIRTVAEWLDVVRPPIVVLDPVMVATSGDRLLDQDAEAALRELLRRAHVVTPNLEELAVLAGRSISGWADALAAAEELSAMIGAAVLVKGGHLDGDDVPDALVDVARGVRREFPGTRIRTANTHGTGCSLSSALATRLARGETPVDAVASTRSWLRESLRESEGLQVGRGHGPINHFAGLWARGGVETNRAPEEIRAEWWQRTAAVRASIDELPFIRGLADGTLARDPFLFYLAQDALYLREYARVLAEASRLAPTPREQAFWAHSAEGAIIGELELHASWLTPDEGVDASTFAASPAPATVAYLDHLRSVAFGGDYAELIAAVLPCFWLYTDLGRRLHAGEFGDYARDPRHPYATWLATYADPAFEDATDQAITLVADAAAIAAPTARDRMLRAFEVSSAHELAFFAAPFASAVSA; the protein is encoded by the coding sequence GTGATCGCGGACCTCTCGCTCTATCTGGTCACCGACCCGGACCTCTGCGGAGAGCGCGGAGTCGTGGAGACCGTCCGTCAGGCGGTCGACGGCGGCGTGCGCATCGTGCAGCTGCGTGACAAGACGGCGACGGATGCCGAGACCACGGCGCAGCTGCTCGAACTGTCACGCGTGATCGACGGACGCGCGCTCCTCGTCGTGAACGACCGCCTCGACGCCGCACTCGCCGCACGGAAGCAGGGTGCGAGGGTCGACGGTGTGCATCTCGGGCAGGGGGACGCCTCCGTGCTGCGTGCGCGTGAGGCGCTGGGCCCCGAGGCGCTCATCGGGCTCACGGCGAACAACGCGGACCACTTCGAAGCGGTGCGAGCGCTGCCGCCCGGCACCGTGGACTACCTGGGCGTCGGCGTGATCCGCCCGACCACCACCAAGCCCGATCATCCGCCGGCCCTCGGCGTCGAGGGTTTCCGTGCCCTCGTCGAGGCGACCGCGCTCCCGTGCGTGGCGATCGGAGGCGTGGCCATCGACGACACCGAGCGGCTTCGGGATGCCGGTGCGGCCGGGCTCGCGGTGGTCTCGGCGCTGTGCGCGGCGGCGGATCCGACGGCGACCGCGGAGGCGTTCGTGCGTCGGTGGCGGGCGGCCGGCACACCGCGGGTGCTCAGCATCGCCGGGAGCGATCCCTCGGGAGGCGCGGGGATCCAGGCCGACCTCAAATCGATCGCTGCCCACGGCGGCTACGGAATGGCGGCGCTGACCGCGCTGACCGCCCAGAACACCACCGGCGTCAGCGGCCTGCACGTACCGCTGGCGGCCTTCCTGCGACAGCAGCTCGACGCGATCTCCGACGACATCGTCGTCGACGCGGTCAAGATCGGGATGCTCGCGAACGCCGACGTCATCCGAACGGTCGCCGAGTGGCTCGACGTCGTCCGACCGCCGATCGTCGTGCTCGACCCGGTCATGGTCGCCACGAGCGGCGACCGGCTGCTCGACCAGGACGCGGAGGCGGCGCTGCGCGAACTCCTCCGGCGTGCACACGTCGTGACCCCCAACCTCGAAGAGCTCGCGGTGCTCGCGGGGCGCTCGATCTCCGGATGGGCCGATGCGCTCGCCGCAGCGGAGGAGCTGTCGGCGATGATCGGCGCCGCGGTGCTGGTGAAGGGCGGACACCTCGACGGCGACGATGTTCCCGATGCGCTCGTGGACGTCGCCCGGGGTGTGCGGCGGGAGTTCCCCGGCACGCGGATCCGCACCGCGAACACGCACGGCACCGGCTGTTCGCTCTCATCCGCGCTCGCCACGCGCCTCGCTCGGGGGGAGACGCCCGTCGACGCCGTCGCCTCGACCCGGTCGTGGCTTCGCGAGTCCCTGCGCGAGAGCGAGGGGCTCCAGGTCGGGCGCGGTCACGGACCGATCAACCACTTCGCAGGTCTGTGGGCGCGGGGCGGCGTCGAGACGAACCGCGCGCCCGAAGAGATCCGCGCCGAGTGGTGGCAGCGCACGGCGGCGGTGAGGGCGAGCATCGACGAGCTCCCGTTCATCCGGGGTCTGGCCGACGGCACGCTCGCCCGGGACCCGTTCCTGTTCTATCTCGCCCAGGATGCGCTCTATCTCCGCGAGTACGCGCGCGTGCTCGCGGAAGCCTCACGCCTCGCTCCCACTCCGCGCGAACAGGCGTTCTGGGCGCACTCCGCCGAGGGTGCGATCATCGGCGAGCTCGAGCTGCACGCGTCGTGGCTGACGCCCGACGAGGGCGTGGATGCCTCGACGTTCGCCGCCTCTCCCGCGCCGGCGACCGTCGCGTACCTGGACCACCTGCGCTCCGTGGCGTTCGGCGGCGATTACGCCGAGCTGATCGCCGCGGTGCTGCCGTGCTTCTGGCTCTACACCGATCTCGGCCGGCGCCTGCACGCGGGCGAATTCGGCGACTATGCGCGGGATCCCCGGCATCCGTACGCCACGTGGCTCGCCACCTATGCGGACCCGGCGTTCGAGGATGCGACGGATCAGGCGATCACCCTCGTCGCGGACGCAGCGGCGATCGCCGCGCCGACCGCACGGGATCGGATGCTCCGAGCATTCGAGGTGTCGAGCGCCCACGAGCTCGCCTTCTTCGCCGCCCCGTTCGCCTCCGCCGTCTCTGCGTGA